GGGGTGAGATAGCTCCGGCCGGACTTCGGCGAGAGACGATGGGCCATTAGGGTAGAGCCGCCTAACACCGGAATTAAGCCGACCCGCGAAGCGGGTTCGGCTTGAATGAATTGTTAGGCCCCGACCGCGTACAGCCGGAGCCAGATACTTGCCTAGCTGCCACTTGGGTCGGCTCTGAACACTCGACGACGATACTCGTGCAGCCCAGCAAGCAACACATCATCCTCGGCACTGAAGATTTGAGGGCAGGGATCGCTAGGCAGAATAGCGTTTACAACGATCTGACCGAGGCGCAGGTCCGGCTCGCGCTCCCAGATCTCTCGCAGCACTTCAAGGATCTGCTCAATTCGTTGGGGATCGCGCATACGGGGCCTAACGTTCTGCATCACCGGCCGCCGCTGGTGATGAACCATTGTGAAACCAAAGCCGAACGGCGGTCCGGTGCATGCGGTTGTTCTTCCGAGTTCACGATTCTCGGCGAACAACCGGTAAGTTACTAGCGCAGGATGATTCAGTGGGAAAACGATTCAGGTATTCCCCAAATTCGACCATTGCGGCTTGAAGTGCCTTGATGACTTTTAATCGCCTAGATTCCTTCAAGAGGTGTCCCGGCAACCGTTCAAACCACCGTTGACTAACGTCGCGTTCAAATCCATGTTCGGTGGTGTCGAGACGTGAGCTCGGACGTAACTTCTGCTGGTAGTACTCCAAAACCGGCTTGATTTGGGCAACGCTACCAAATCGGAAAGTAAAGCCGCAGACCTCGACGCAATATGTCCACACCGGGATGAGTGCTGGATTTGGCGATACGTCATGTGCGGGTAATCCGACATACGCATGAAGATCGAAGTGTTGCGACCAGTGACCCTTTCGCTCTTCTTTCCAAATCCGAGCCATTGAAACGCTTTATCTGGAAAACGCCGAAAATCAGCCGCTGCCAACGACTGATGCTTTAATTGAATCCGGCCTATACGGCAGTCTGCTGCATTTGCTCGTTAGGCGGCGCCCGCTGCAGCCTGCCCCGTACAAATCGCCTCGAGAATGATACTCGACAACCCCGTCTTCAAAACACTATCCATTGGTCGCAATTCTTCGGCTGTGCTCTCCCAGCGGGAAGCTTGCCCAATCTGAAAGATTTCGGCCCGCGCCCATACTCGCAGCGCGACAACGTTCGATTCGTCAAGTGAGAGTACGACCCACACCTTCTCGACTTCACTACCTCGCCATTGCCTGATCTCGAACCGGTGACTCCACGAAAGAGAATCATTCTTATAGTGGTACGTGCGCGCTGACTCGTCAACGATCACGATTCCACGTGCAATCAAGATAGCCTGTTCTCGACGCAACAACTCGTCCAGCAGGTGTTCTGCTTCACGAAACTGATGCTCTACTGCGGTGATCATTGCTGTCGCCTAACGGATCAATATTCACTGGACGGGCCAATGACCAGCTTTCGAATCACAGGGACCGTTGCGGCCCCGGTTCAGTGCAGTGTTTGGTTAGGCAGCAGCCGGGTCGCCGCATCACCAGTTAAACCAAACGACGAAGCGAACTCGGTCCGCGCCGAACCGTTCTTCGAGAGTACGAGCGAACGCAAACGATAGCGTCCATTGGCTATCCTCGGGCGGCTCCTTCAGTGCGTAACCGCGAATCTCATCCCACAAAGCCCATGTGTAACCGCCCATTTCGCCGGTGCCGAACTTCGCTTCATGTGCTTCGATCTCGTCGAGAGCTCGACGGACTTGCACGGAAGGGTTCGCAGGCACCCCACGGGCAGCGGCGATTGCGGCGACCGACTTTTCGCCGCTCACGCACCCTTTGGACATGCCAAAGATCTGTTCGGTGTCCTCGTCCGCGACGTCGACGATCGCACCGAGATTGACTACGCCAGACCATGCGTGCTCGTCTGCCGTCTCCGGCAACCGTGCGACCTCGATCCATCCTTCAATCCAGAAGGGCATCTGCTGCTGCCTAACTTTCTGCCTCACCGGACGCCGCTGGTGATGAGCCATTGAAAAAACCAACGCCGAACGGCGGTCCGGTGCATGCGATTGTTTGCTACTCCCAATAGTCTTCCCATTTATCCGCAAACGCTTCCTTCAGACGTTGCATGTAGGCATTGGTCTTGATCTTTGCCATCCAGACTTTCCCGTTAGGCACACCCTTGCAAACCACGCCTTCAGCCACGCCGAATCGACCTTCACGGACATCGTCCGCGAATTTGCCGGTTAGCTTACCGCGATAGACCGTCCGTGCAATCGGGAGATTGACCAGATCCTGTACGAATTGGGCTGGCGAAAGAAAACCGTCCGCGGTTTGCACGTCAATGATGACCAGCCGTTTCGTGTCAGTCGAAAGGTGCTTTCCTGCAAAAGAGTGGTCACCGAGGAACTCCGTAAAGACAATCAGCTCGTTTGCGCCGTAACAATCAAGACCGGACAAAACTGAAGACAGTTGTTCCGCAAAGGCACCGAGTTAAATGCTGCGATTCCTTGATCATCAAGGTCAAACCGATCTTGACGTGTGCCGAATGCATACCAACCGAGCGTAGCATCCCAGACCCAATGGATGTTGGTGCCATCGTATTTCTCGAATGCAATGCAAGTGCCAAGCGGTGCATCACCACTGTCGGGCATCTTCGGATAGACGAGATTAGTACGAGCCACAGAAGAGGTACTTAATCTTGGTAGCGAACGGCCAAGGCAACCCGGCGGCGGCCAAGAACCTTTGATTTCCCCCCGACCCGCCTCTCGGGTTGACCGCCCTGTTTGCGCCGCTACTTAGGCGCAGGCCAGCGTTTCCCACCATTAAAGCAGATCTCCTTCAGTTGAGGCAGTGCGTCCAACAAGGCGTCGTATTCTGACGGATAATAGTCATCAGAGAGCCAGAGATATTCCAATTTCTTCAACTGCTTGAGAGGCAACAAATTACGCCGTTCTTTCGGAAGGCGCACAAGCAGAACAGCAAACTGAAGTTCCTTGAGTGCAGAAAGTGGATTCAATGACTCGACCTGATAGCGGGCGCTAATCTGTCCATCGATGTAGATTTCTCGAAGTTCGGGTAGCGTCGAAAGCGGCTCCAGCGAAGTGACTCCCATGGCTTCGCTGACACACAGGGAATGCAGCCAATCCATACCTCGCACGAATTCCAGAGACTCCTGTTGCCGATTCCACCCCAACACCAGCGTTCGGAGATTTTTCAGGCAAGCCAACGAAGGTATGTCTTTGCATTTTGGCAGCGTTAATTTGACATGCTCGAGATTCGGCATACTCGCAAACGCTGGAAGCCATTCTTCATGCAGTGGAGAATGAACTCGACGAATCTCTCTAAAGCGTGGAAGGTCGTCGATGTGTTTCGTCTTGCGGTTGAGCCATACAGACCGAACGTCGGACGGCAAGTCTGCGACGTCATCGCATAAGACCATACCTGGAGGCATTCCCAAGTAGGGAGCTCGATGCGTTGCTGCGAACTCTTTGATGTAATTTCGGGTTGGCATGCAGCTTCTACGGCGAACGGTAGCGGTAACCGGGGCGCCGCCACAAAACTAGGATTTCAAATCCCGCGTTATCGGCGGCTCCGGTTCACCACTTTGTTCTGTCGCGTTTAGTAACGGTTTGCATTTAACTTTACATTCAGCGGTCGTCGCCGTTGGATTATAGCCTGGAATTCGGCCAACCAGTTCAGGAAATGCCGAAGTCAAGGCCGCCCACCCTGCGGTGCGACGATGCATTTCATCGGATGCCAGCAGTGATTGGACGAATGATAGTTCGCATTCAATGTCGGAGCCACGTCGGTTGAGTTCAAGCAGTAGTATGTTGGGAGTCAGGCAGGCGGGGTCATGGAGTTCGCCGACCAATTGTTCATCGGTCATGCGTTCAAATCGTCGTGAGATCCACCTAAGGCAGACGATGAGAGGCATCTGTCCAATCGTCGCACCCAGTACGAATCCGATTGGGATGCCGACAACACAACCAAGTATGCCAAAAGCGTTCCATCCGGTTGATCCGAGAACGACCGCGCCACCCACAGCGGCAATCAATCGAATTAGGTCAAACAGGGTAAACATGTCATTGACGTGTAAGCGGTCTTAGCGACAGAACGTTCTGCATCGCCGGCCGCCGCTGGTGATGTGCAATAGTGAAACCAAAGCCGGGACGGCGGTCCGGTGCGTGCGGTTGTTTGCTGATGAAGTGCAGTTGGACGTTGCCAAATCGCCATCAACCAAAACAAGCGAAAGACTGCGATGACCATGAGCGATCATCGATTGGGAAAACCGCCGATCGGCGACTACGGTCTATCGGTTGGTTCGTCGACATTTTGATTCGAGTCACTTCGCAGTTTTGGAATAAGGTACCACAGAATATAGCCAGAGTCGATCAATTCACCGGCATCACACGAAGCCTTGATTGTCGAACGGAGTTCCACAGAGTCAGCAAAGCCATATTTGGTTTGTAGTACATGGCGGGCAAATCTCTCCATGCGATAGAAATCGAGCCCATCAATTTGTCCATGTTCGCCAAAATCGAAGTCAACGCTGAATTCCGGTGTCTTGACAGCGCATCCAAAGCCGTGAATGAAGTACTGACCGCCATTCGCCAACTGTCCCATCTGCGGAACATCGTAGGCGACCCAATCAATCGTCGATTGTGGTCGAGGTATGCCTATCGCCTCTAAAGATTCGACCGCATATCGAACCGCGTCCTGATAGTCATGGATCAATCGAATCAACCGAGCGTCAATTGCAACTGCTCCCGTCGAAGAACAACTTGTATACAGAACTCTACACATTCCTCTGAGGGCGTATTCTGCTTATCTCGGGGGGTAGTGTCAACGAAAGTCAAGAAAGGTGCGATAGGCTCCAACTTATCCCGACTTCTGCAAAATCTGGATGATCTAGAATCGTCTTAATTCCTCCGTCCCAATACCGCGAACTATGGCTTAGCTGCCCACATTTACAGCAGCAGGACTTCGACGCAGGTCGCTGATCTGCACCGACCGGAAAGCCGATTCAATACCCTCTAACTGGTAGTGCTCGTCTTGATCGACGTTTTTCGTCCGGCCGTCAGCACCACGTAGTACAGCTTGTCGGTTCCCAGACGGCTCACCGGTCTCTGCCTGATCTTGCTCACCACCACTCGATCACCCGGTCGACAGCGATGCACTTCCCCCCAGAACTTCCTTGACCATGCTCGTCGCCTCCTAGAGTTTGCTTTCTATCTGTCTGAGTAACCGCTTCTTTTCAGCGGACTGGCGTGCTTCTCGTTTCGCTTCCCGCTCCTCGGACTTTTCAATCATCTGCTGCAGTTTCAGCAGCACGGTTCGCTTGCCATGGTCATGTGCCTGCAGCTCGAGCAATCTTTGTCGTGACGCATCGAGTCTCCAAGGTTCTGACGCTAATTGGAAAAGCAGCTGGCATCGAGGTGCAAGCCGCTGTCGGATCCCCTGCGGAGCGGCCCCAGAAGACACGAGGAGCTCCGACCAAACAGGAGACACGCAGCAGCAGTTACCATCCCCCGAAGTATGCCAGTGCCCACGATCTCCGCCGCACGTGTGCTGACCGGCTGGAGGAGGCAGGAGTTGACCCGCTGGTGATTGCCCGGATCATGCGGCACAAGAGCTACGAGACCACGCGTCGATTCTATGCCACGGGGAATGTGCAGCGGGATGCTCGGAGGCTGCACGAGGTACTGACCGGATTGACGACGGATGATAAACTTAGGGGGCTCAGATTGATAGCGGAAAGCGATACTCGTCACAGGTGGTCACAGTTGAGGTCACATCCCGCCATCGAATTTGACGTAAGTCCTTATCTGCCCTGGTAGCTCAGAGGATAGAGCACCGGTTTCCTAAACCGGTGGTCGTGGGTTCGAATCCCGCCCAGGGTACTACACTAAACTTTTACAAATCAACAACTTACATTCACAGCCTCGCAAGAGGCTGTTTTCGTTTCTTGGGACTATTTCGACACGAATTTGACAATTATTTGACAACAGGTTACGATCACAACCTGTTGTCAAATTTCGTCCGATAGTCGGAGTCTCAAAGATGGCACGCATTGCAGCAGAAGAACGCCAACTCTCCTACCACGAAAAGGGCCGCTGCTGGCGAAAGTTCTATCGTGGGAAGATGCACTACCTCGACCCGCGAGGAATCAGCAAAAGCGACGATGCCAGCTATCGGCAAGCCCTACGAAATTGGGAGCAAAAAAAGTTAGCAATCGACCTAGAGGAAGCGAGCCAGAACGCACCCTCGACCATTACGGCCCTGAGGCTCGCTGAAACCATCAAGCGACTTCCTACCCCCGACCTCGAAAGCCTAGGACTCGACCCGAGCACCATTGCTGCCTTGAACGTAGAAGCAGCCATGAGGGGACAGCCCGAGGGCTCACTAAATTTCGGCCCCCGACAAACCACAATCGCCGGACTTGTCGACGCTTACATTTCGGCAAAACGGGCTCTAGCCAATGCAGGGGCAATCTCGCGGCAGATGCTTATTGAATACGAACACAACGCACGTTTTTTCGGGGAGTGGGCAACGCAAACCGGAACCATTCATACCGACAGCATTGATTCGGGATGCCTTGAGCGATACCGCCAATTCATCCTCAGGCTAAAAAATCCCGCGTTTGCCAAACGAGCAGAGACAGCACCACTGGGAAGACTAACGATACGCAAGAGACTTGCACGCCTCAAAAGCTTGATCGAATGGGCCTACGAAACGGAACAACTCGCGATGCTCCCCCGCAACCTAAAGGGACTCGCGAAGCTCCGACTCGAAAACCACGAAGAGGCGGAGAAAACCGCAGACGAATTGTTCTGGACCGTCGAAGAGGTTCGGGAGCTATTCGCAGCAGCAACCCAGCGAACGAAGCTCTACATTTTGCTGGCCGTGAACTGCGGTTACACCCAAACCGACATCGCCACGCTTCGCCATGCCCACATCGACTGGCAAACGGGAGTTATCTCGCGGCCCCGACACAAGACAAAGGGAAAGCAAGTTCACAAGCTATGGCCCAGCACGCTGGAGCTACTCAAAGCCGAAGCCACGAAGCCAGACAAGAAACAGCAAAGCAGCGGGCTTGTTCTGCTGGGGGAAAACAGACTACCCCTGCTCTACCACTCTGACACGACCACATCAAAACAAGACACTATCCGACTCGCTTTCTCGGTACTCCTTAAGTCGCAAATCAAGAAGCGACTCAGGGAGTCCTCGCCCGAACTGTTCAAACTGGCCAAAAGAGCCAGCAGCACCATGAGCAAGGAACAACTGAACGAAATCAAGCGAGAGCAGAAAAGGCGGGCCGATCAAATAGATGCAGCAATCAAGGAAGCACTAGCAAACGAGTCTCGCACGTTCAAAAGCTTCAGGAAGACCAGTGCAAACCTAATAGAGAGGCAATTCGGCGATGGAAGCAAACTTGCCGATCAGTTTCTAGGGCACACCCAAAAGGCAACGAAGCGATTCTATGTCGACTCTCACTATGAAAGCCTGTTCACAGCTATTGACTGGCTAGGAGAGCAATACGGGCTTGCTGAGTGAATTACTCGCCCGCCCCCCTCTCAATACTTTGCCACACTCGGCAGATATAACAAGGCGGGCCGACCCTCTCACTGAATAATCTGCCGTACTAAGCACATTTAAATTATACATTAGTCCACTCAAGTGGAGTTTTTGAAAAAGTCAGGCCGACGATTGAACTTATAGGGATAGAGAGAAGCTAGAGGGAGAAGCACACACTGCCTAGCAAGTGGATTATTCTGCCACGATGGACCCGTACACCTCCCTAGGGTGTTTTGGGACAGTCTCACCGCTACAAATTCGCTCGACCGATGTTTTTGATACTCCAGTCATTTTTGCAATGTCGCGATAGCTCATTCCAGACAATTGCCGCAACTGTATGATTCTCTGGACTGGGTATTCTTCAGGGGGCCTGCCTCCCTTGCGGTCAGGGAATAGCTGATTGAACGCAAGCTTTCTCAGGCTGGGAAGTTCATCAGATGAAACCAATGGCAGGACCGAAACGAAATCCACAGGATACGCCTCTAGCTTGTGCGGATCGTGACAGAGACGCTCCCAATCGTGGGCGAGCACAGGCAAAGATCGAAACTCAGCAAACTCTATCGCCTCTCGCAGCTTCTTGCATACGCTCCTGCCATCTAAACCGGGTGCTCGAAATACCGCCGAACAATTAACGCCAAAAGCCAAGAGCGCCTTTTGCATTCCCAGTAGCTGATAGTCTCCCTCACGCTGCCGACCGCTCTGCTGAGGAGAAGTTCTAACGAACATTACTGCCTCAGACTCCCAGGGGTATGTTGAGGCGAGAAATATATTGCTTGACGATATACTATTGTCTGATAACATAAATGCACCAATCGGTTGAGTTCTAACGCGGACCACCGAACCTTGCCCCACAAGCTGTTTGCAGCAACTTGTGGGGCTTTTCTTTTTAAGACTGCGGAGAAGCTACGGCCCCGCTTTCGATACCCCGACTTAATACCCTGTAAATCATTGGTTGCGTGTAGGGCTTGCCGTCGAAATTGACTTTCCCCATTGAATTCAAGAGCCCTGCTTGCTCGACCTGGGGAATTCCTTGTTCAGTCCACTCTCGCAAAAGCGGCAAAACATCTTGATAGTATTCGATTGCCTGTTGGGTACGCCGAAGCCCTGCAAGTTTGCGACGACTGATTGCTTCCATTAGAAGACCTCACATTAAAGAGAGTGGCGACAGCGGGTCGCAAGAAGGTTAATTCATCAATATAACATGACTTAAATAGTCGTCAACGCAATTATTGCAACAAATATAATGTTTTCTCTCTCAATAGTGCATCTCAGTGTTATAATACTAAGATATTTAACACTCACAGGAGACCCACATAATGACAGAGCAGCTACTAACAACAGAGGCAACGCAACTACCAATTGAAAGCCCTCAGGCGGAAGGCTTGACAGCAGAGGCTTCGAGTCTACCCAAGCAGTACAGCGAAGCGTATCGAATGAAGTTGGCGGGGTGTTCGATGCAAGAAATCGCCGACAGCTTCAGCGTAGACAGAACGACAATCTGGCGATGGTGCCAGAAAGTAGAAGCAGAAGCTCAGGCACAGATTGCAAACGAGCCTGTTTTCAATATCATCGTGCGAGAACTGGCAAGACTGACCGACCTAGAGGAACAAGCTCGCACCGCAGCTGAAAACGCTAAGTCAGATCGTGCGAAAGCAATGTATATCAGCGAAGCAAGGCGGGCCGCTGTTTCTCGGCAGTCCCTGCTGCTCTCGACTGGCATCATTCCGAAAGTGCCCGACCAGATTTTCAGAGTCACAGCTACAATGAAACCCAGCGACCAGCAAGAACAGCCAGTCGAGCGACTGAACCGCGAAGAGGCAATCGCACAGATCATCAGCAGGATGCAGCATTCCCAGTTCGTTACGTGAGTGCAATCGATTGGAGAAAGTCAGATTGCGAGAGTACTGCACTTGGCAATTGCATTCCCCCCTATCACTACTACAATTAGTGACTACGGGACATTCCTATGCAGCGATCGAAGCAGCTTGAGTTTTTCAACATGAGTAACGACGAAACGCGAGAAGAGAGCGAAGCAGAGTCGCCCCCCTCAATCACTCCTCAGAAAAAAGAGGGAGCGAAGAAACCTTCTCCAAAAAAGAAATCCAGCGGCAAAAAGATCGAGGCTCCACCGGAAGTGAAGCCAAAGGAAAAGGCAGCCAAGTCACCCAAGAAGAAGGGCAAGGCTACTGCTCCATTTTATTGGACGTTCCCTAAAAACTCGCTTGAAGACGCACTTCTTGTTGCGAGGGCCATTGAGGACAAGCACGCTGGCAATCCGATGCGGGCTGCGGACTTAGCTAAGGCAGTAGGCTACAATCTCCCATCCGACTGGCGATACCTGGACCTACTGAAATCTGCCAACCAATATGGATTGGTGTCTGGCACCGGGCAACACGCCACCGTTTCATTGACCGAGATCGGACAAGATGTAGTTGCCCCTAGCTCGCCCCAGCAGCGACAACAGGCACTACTGAAGGCATTTCGCAACGTCGACGAATTTCGTCGAGTCGAAGACTTCTACAATGGGAAGAAGATTCCAGAGGATGAGTTTTTTGAGAACACGCTGGTTCGAGAGTTCTCGATCCCACGCGAGCGAATCAAGCCATTCATAAACGTATTCACCTCGAACCTCCGCTTCCTTAACTTGTTCAATCCCCGTAGATCGGAGCAAGTCGAACCAACCTCGGTGACCTACCCGCCGACTACGCCACAGCCCTCAGACACGGAATCGAATGCGGAATCGACACGGGTTCGAGAGTTCCTAGACACCTGTTTCATGATGATGCCTTTCGGCACTTGGTTCGACAAGTATTACAAAGAAATCTTTGCACCCGCAATAAAGGACGCTGGATTTGAGCCAATTCGGGGCGACGAAATCTTTACAACGGGGACCGTCGTTGAGCAAATATGGGAGCAAGTACAGAAATCGACTGTTTTGCTTGCAGACCTCAGCGATAGAAACGCTAATGTGTATTATGAACTTGGGCTCGCTCACGCGGCTTCTAAGCCTGTAGTTCTTACCGCATCCAAAATCGAGGATGTGCCATTTGACCTACGACACCTTCGAGTAATTGTTTACGACGTTCGAGAGCCTGAATGGTCTGTAATGCTCCGCAAGAGCGTTACAGAGTACCTCAAAAACGCAAAGGCGGACCCTGCAAGAAGCATACCGCAGCCTTTTCGCAATTCAACGCAGCTACTTGGCAAACAACCCCTCACACCTTAAGACTAGAAGACTTTTTTCCATGAGAAGCAATAGCGATTATGGGCTAGAGCGTTTTGTTCGAGCCGCCCACAAGATGCTTAACGACCCTGCACGTTATGGCGTGAATATACTGGATGTTTACCTCTCAGTGTGGAGCAATGAGGCAGCAATTGAATCGTCACAAAATATTGCTAGGCAAGCCGCTGAAAGGGGATACATTGTTATCAAGAAGAACAGTCAAATGATTGATAGCGTAACGCCTAGCGGGCTGGAATTCATTGGCATCACAAATGCGGGTTAAACCGACGAAGCCTGAAATCTGGCACCGCCCTCTGTCTGTTCGAAACCTACTTTTCTGCTATTCCTAGAACTTTTTACTTACACCGCTGCTAGATACCGAATGACGGTGCGGCGGGAGACTCCTAGAGCAGTAGCAATCTCTGTGTGATTCAAGCCCCGACCTAGTAGCTTCTTTGCTCTGTCGGGTGTGCTTTTGGTAGTTCCTGACTTTCGGCCCCGATACAGTCCAGCCTCTTTAGCTGCTTCGATGCCCGCCTTTTGGCGTTCTCTACGGGTTTCCTGCTCCATCTCTGCTACTCCCAGCAGTACCGCAGCGAGCATTTTCCCCACAGTGCCGCTAAAGTCGATTTGCTGAGTCACAGAGACGACCCGCAAGCCTTTCTCGCACCAATCGCATAGAACGTTGATTCCGTCGCGTAGCTTGCGAGAGAGCCTATCTAATCGCCAGACGACCACAGCACCAACTTCGCCCCCGAAGATAGCTTGCTGAAGCTCGGTAAAGGCGGGGCGGTCGAGTGTGTCGCCTGTTTCCTTGTCTACATACCATCGAACAGAATCAGGGGGCACCCCATTACCGATCAACCACTTTCGCACCTCCCGCCTCTGTCCTGCTTCGTTCTGACCAATCGTTGAAACTCTGATGTAAATTGCTGTTGCTTTCATCGTAGGCACCAAACTAGAGAAAGGTTTCGAAGTGTGCGTTTAGAGTATACGCTTTCTGTCTCAGTTTCAGCAAATCGAAAGCACTCTGTTTCCAAGCTGTTTTCAAGTCTGAGTCACAGAGAATCGCCCGACACCCTAATTGTCACAGCTGAAAGCTCGATTGCTCGATTCGACCCGACTTCCGACACTTTGCCACTACCCTGGCAATTGCCATCCAACAAGTGCACAATTCCACACGATTGGAGTCGGGCCGAATTGGGGACAGAACACCCAAGAGAAGAGAGATATAGGGAGCAAGTCGGCAGGAAAGCCTGTGTTCCTTCCTGCCGACTCGCTACAACCTACACACCACAAGCCATGCTGTTTCCTACGTGTGGGGAGAACGCATTCCACACGTCGCATCGCTCGCAGCTAATCGACCCGCCCTCAAGAAC
This window of the Pirellula staleyi DSM 6068 genome carries:
- a CDS encoding tyrosine-type recombinase/integrase encodes the protein MARIAAEERQLSYHEKGRCWRKFYRGKMHYLDPRGISKSDDASYRQALRNWEQKKLAIDLEEASQNAPSTITALRLAETIKRLPTPDLESLGLDPSTIAALNVEAAMRGQPEGSLNFGPRQTTIAGLVDAYISAKRALANAGAISRQMLIEYEHNARFFGEWATQTGTIHTDSIDSGCLERYRQFILRLKNPAFAKRAETAPLGRLTIRKRLARLKSLIEWAYETEQLAMLPRNLKGLAKLRLENHEEAEKTADELFWTVEEVRELFAAATQRTKLYILLAVNCGYTQTDIATLRHAHIDWQTGVISRPRHKTKGKQVHKLWPSTLELLKAEATKPDKKQQSSGLVLLGENRLPLLYHSDTTTSKQDTIRLAFSVLLKSQIKKRLRESSPELFKLAKRASSTMSKEQLNEIKREQKRRADQIDAAIKEALANESRTFKSFRKTSANLIERQFGDGSKLADQFLGHTQKATKRFYVDSHYESLFTAIDWLGEQYGLAE
- a CDS encoding recombinase family protein, whose amino-acid sequence is MKATAIYIRVSTIGQNEAGQRREVRKWLIGNGVPPDSVRWYVDKETGDTLDRPAFTELQQAIFGGEVGAVVVWRLDRLSRKLRDGINVLCDWCEKGLRVVSVTQQIDFSGTVGKMLAAVLLGVAEMEQETRRERQKAGIEAAKEAGLYRGRKSGTTKSTPDRAKKLLGRGLNHTEIATALGVSRRTVIRYLAAV
- a CDS encoding leucine-rich repeat domain-containing protein; the encoded protein is MPTRNYIKEFAATHRAPYLGMPPGMVLCDDVADLPSDVRSVWLNRKTKHIDDLPRFREIRRVHSPLHEEWLPAFASMPNLEHVKLTLPKCKDIPSLACLKNLRTLVLGWNRQQESLEFVRGMDWLHSLCVSEAMGVTSLEPLSTLPELREIYIDGQISARYQVESLNPLSALKELQFAVLLVRLPKERRNLLPLKQLKKLEYLWLSDDYYPSEYDALLDALPQLKEICFNGGKRWPAPK
- a CDS encoding RNA ligase family protein, producing the protein MSGLDCYGANELIVFTEFLGDHSFAGKHLSTDTKRLVIIDVQTADGFLSPAQFVQDLVNLPIARTVYRGKLTGKFADDVREGRFGVAEGVVCKGVPNGKVWMAKIKTNAYMQRLKEAFADKWEDYWE